Proteins encoded together in one Micromonospora kangleipakensis window:
- a CDS encoding Rieske (2Fe-2S) protein: protein MSEDQVSTEPGTQSRRALLTGAGAVGVAAVLAACGDDDDSDAAAPPTTVTASPTPTSTGGGDPAAGRPLAKTTDIPVGGGKIFADQGVVVTQPNQGEFKSFSAICTHQNCTVSRVEGGTIDCLCHGSKFSIVDGSVKTPPAKRPLPPREIKVTGDQISLA from the coding sequence ATGAGCGAGGATCAGGTGAGCACCGAGCCCGGTACGCAGAGCCGTCGGGCCCTGCTCACCGGTGCGGGCGCGGTCGGCGTGGCGGCGGTCCTGGCCGCCTGCGGCGACGACGACGACTCCGACGCCGCCGCCCCCCCAACCACCGTCACCGCCAGCCCCACCCCCACGAGCACCGGCGGCGGCGATCCGGCGGCCGGCCGGCCGCTGGCCAAGACCACCGACATCCCGGTCGGTGGCGGCAAGATCTTCGCCGACCAGGGCGTCGTGGTCACGCAGCCGAATCAGGGTGAATTCAAGAGCTTCAGTGCGATCTGCACCCACCAGAACTGCACGGTTTCACGCGTCGAGGGCGGCACGATCGACTGCCTCTGCCACGGCAGCAAGTTCTCCATCGTCGACGGCTCGGTCAAGACGCCCCCGGCCAAGCGGCCGCTCCCGCCCAGGGAGATCAAGGTCACCGGCGACCAGATCTCCCTGGCCTGA
- a CDS encoding Rieske (2Fe-2S) protein, with amino-acid sequence MSDDQVLTGPGTQTRRALLAGAGAVGASVLLAACGGDDSGDGATAPTSGGPGATAGDAEGGDRQGAASIARTADIPVGGGAIYAAQGVVITQPNPGEFKAFDPICTHQNCPVSNIDGGTINCTCHGSKYSITDGSVKQGPATRPLPPKEIKVQGDHISLA; translated from the coding sequence ATGAGTGACGATCAGGTATTGACCGGACCCGGTACGCAGACCCGGCGGGCGCTGCTCGCGGGCGCCGGGGCGGTGGGAGCATCGGTGCTCTTGGCAGCCTGCGGCGGCGACGACTCCGGCGACGGCGCCACCGCGCCAACCAGCGGTGGCCCGGGGGCGACGGCTGGTGACGCCGAGGGTGGCGACCGGCAGGGTGCGGCATCGATCGCCAGGACCGCGGACATCCCGGTCGGCGGGGGCGCCATCTACGCCGCCCAGGGTGTGGTGATCACCCAGCCGAACCCGGGGGAGTTCAAGGCCTTCGATCCGATCTGCACCCACCAGAACTGCCCGGTGTCGAACATCGACGGCGGCACGATCAACTGCACCTGCCACGGCAGCAAGTACTCGATCACCGACGGATCGGTCAAGCAGGGCCCGGCGACCAGGCCCCTGCCGCCCAAGGAGATCAAGGTCCAGGGCGACCACATCTCCCTCGCCTGA